In a single window of the Papaver somniferum cultivar HN1 chromosome 8, ASM357369v1, whole genome shotgun sequence genome:
- the LOC113304044 gene encoding transcriptional regulator Myc-A-like isoform X2, translated as MLVYLTWLMKIFGSWRRSTRRSGSLRACILGFRHLGGLTLNIFEASAFEGSVFTHLDAKPGAEERFRKIIEELEAEKKQLVKNLSYRNDKCSRLKNQLKIIVANFRNDAVLFRNQTIKMVCDDHNILHSAYPCLSDEVPKNAPNLVISDSEAGEYEDEESDEDEEEEKSDEDDEESIKK; from the exons ATGTTGGT ATATTTGACGTGGCTGATGAAAATTTTCGGAAGCTGGAGAAGAAGTACAAGGAGGTCGGGTTCTCTTCGTGCTTGCATTCTAGGATTCAGGCACTTGGGAGGACTCACATTAAATATCTTCGAG GCTAGTGCTTTTGAGGGATCAGTTTTCACTCACTTAGATGCCAAACCAG GAGCTGAAGAAAGATTTCGCAAAATAATTGAAGAGCTTGAGGCTGAAAAAAAGCAGCTCGTAAAGAATCTTTCTTATCGCAATGATAAATGTTCTAGACTGAAGAATCAATTAAAGATCATTGTTGCGAATTTTAGGAATGATGCTGTTCTTTTTCGCAACCAAACTAttaaaatggtttgtgatgatcataacaTTCTTCACTCCGCATATCCTTGCCTCTCAGATGAAGTTCCAAAGAATGCTCCTAATCTAgtcatctctgatagtgaagctggtgagtatgaagatgaagaatctgatgaagatgaagaagaagaaaagtctgatgaagatgatgaagaatcaatcaagaaataa
- the LOC113304044 gene encoding uncharacterized protein LOC113304044 isoform X1, with product MLKGPYIAGSNVLPANLATYQPWVFNWPEKEKEIEKLKSSYNRTGKANTLSSLRSITDEVIVEREEYAKVAKTKGKGKCALRKEKSTAPSSKKRKVRSPSPSNSHSDESSDDDDDDDNSFANKDSLPESSMTQLFSIFSDSMQAIGDDHLTNTCKALANICDAPLLDGDDSLCRVSRSVTPSFLNSLGILTGKASFAVASDLEKRRRALEKKNLQLRKRNEELEA from the exons ATGTTGAAAGGGCCTTATATTGCTGGCTCAAATGTTCTTCCCgcgaatctcgctacttatcaaccttgggtatttaaTTGGCCTGAGAAGGAGAAAGAA ATTGAAAAGTTGAAATCGAGTTACAACAGAACTGGGAAGGCTAACACTTTGTCATCTCTTCGCTCAATCACAGATGAA gttatcgtTGAAAGAGAAGAGTATGCCAAAGTTGCGAAGACTAAGGGTAAAGGTAAATGTGCTCTTcgcaaggaaaaatcaactgccccatcttcaaagaaaagaaaagtccgtTCTCCCTCTCCTTCGAATTCTCATTCTGATGAAAGctccgatgatgatgatgatgatgataactcTTTCGCAAATAAAGATTCtctacctgaatcttctatgacaCAATTGTTTAGCATCTTTTCTGATTCCATGCAAGCAATTGGAGATGATCACCTCACCAACACATGCAAAGCTCTTGCGAATATCTGTGATgctcctttattggatggtgatgatTCTCTTTGCAGAGTCTCCAGATCAGTAACTCCAAGTTTTCTGAATTCTCTTGGTATTCTG ACTGGAAAAGCTTccttcgctgttgcctcagatttggaaaAAAGACGTAGGgctcttgaaaagaaaaatcttcaacttCGCAAgaggaatgaagaattggaagcttaG